The following proteins are encoded in a genomic region of Clostridium kluyveri:
- a CDS encoding phage head spike fiber domain-containing protein, protein MAYPESIDKFTEKLNKLDNNTYVIEEEIQVTDGVYEGELQHDNVSLPSINVYTGSKLTGTKIENVIVSTPSLTPWKKTIKIFSTVSPVYITYQTQGDTVESEDINRVQDSIVNTQIALNAEKDRAIDREDTIEDNLNIEINRAKNREDGIEDDLNSEISRAENAENTLTNNLNAEINRAKGAENVLTNNLNSEANRATQSENNINTALTGEINRAKQAENAISNTINTNKPNWDDKYTKNEIDNKISQVITDLDWKEAVSTFADIATTYPSPEDGWTVNVKDTDITYRYSGTGWVAISANSIPLATSSVDGKMSKQDKINLDDTNSKKHTHNNLSILQTITQALIDAWNAVSHKSDVGHKHVRVDITDFPDVYTKNEVDTSIDAIQVGGRNLIKNGDFSQSFSNWTKNGSDTTIEVISDSRFGQCCKVSTPTTVHGIYNVANNYAATVNEEGQYTYSAWLKADAPMQVNFGLDSSKVAINITTEWVRYTCTAIKAVGKNNILCVYKNGANTGETLTFYVANAKLEVGNKATDWTPAPEDIQNQLENKSDVGHTHDDRYYTETESNNKFATKDEISNAGYGDMLKSVYDTNGNGIVDKAEDSNTVGGKSVNDFTKRVILTGQLQKNSYRRSVIALCELTNTNPSLNSYSTGIISFKRGNGITELTSLYVGAEKLYNSSTMHYFGLGLGRSPDLIRPCTFTYNGNVYGGIEFKFSNAESNQVEFNGSSTFNIFGLDYYDTQNNVPLNEEVNNSLNFDTTINKLPNLLYNNDKIALQKDVVSKGCTWNDLKGV, encoded by the coding sequence ATGGCATATCCAGAAAGTATAGATAAATTTACAGAGAAATTAAATAAACTTGATAATAACACCTATGTAATTGAGGAAGAAATACAAGTTACAGATGGTGTATATGAAGGTGAACTCCAGCATGACAATGTAAGTTTGCCTTCTATTAATGTGTATACCGGAAGTAAATTAACAGGAACCAAGATAGAAAATGTTATAGTATCTACTCCAAGCCTTACACCTTGGAAAAAGACAATTAAGATATTCTCAACCGTTTCCCCTGTATATATAACCTATCAGACACAGGGCGATACTGTAGAATCCGAAGATATAAATAGAGTTCAGGATAGTATTGTAAATACTCAAATAGCTTTAAATGCAGAAAAAGATAGGGCAATAGACAGGGAAGATACGATAGAAGATAATTTAAATATTGAAATCAATAGAGCTAAAAATAGGGAAGATGGTATAGAAGATGACTTAAACAGTGAAATTAGTAGGGCAGAAAATGCTGAAAATACCTTGACCAATAATTTAAATGCCGAAATCAATAGGGCTAAAGGTGCCGAAAATGTACTGACTAATAATTTAAATAGTGAGGCTAACAGGGCAACTCAATCTGAAAATAATATAAATACAGCACTCACCGGCGAAATAAATAGAGCAAAACAAGCCGAAAATGCCATATCAAATACAATTAATACAAATAAACCTAATTGGGATGATAAATATACTAAAAATGAAATTGATAATAAAATAAGTCAGGTAATTACGGATCTTGATTGGAAGGAAGCAGTTTCAACTTTTGCAGATATAGCAACAACCTATCCAAGTCCTGAAGACGGTTGGACTGTGAATGTAAAAGATACAGATATAACCTATAGGTATAGTGGGACTGGTTGGGTGGCAATATCAGCTAATTCTATCCCACTTGCTACTTCTTCAGTAGATGGAAAAATGTCTAAGCAGGATAAGATAAATTTAGATGATACTAATAGTAAAAAACATACTCATAATAATTTATCTATATTGCAGACAATAACTCAAGCTTTAATAGATGCCTGGAATGCTGTAAGTCATAAGTCGGATGTGGGGCATAAACATGTAAGAGTAGATATAACAGATTTTCCAGATGTTTATACGAAGAATGAGGTAGATACTTCTATAGATGCTATACAAGTAGGTGGAAGAAATTTAATAAAAAATGGTGATTTTTCACAAAGTTTCTCTAATTGGACTAAAAATGGATCTGATACTACAATAGAAGTAATATCTGATAGTAGATTTGGGCAATGCTGTAAAGTAAGTACACCAACAACGGTACATGGCATATATAATGTTGCTAATAATTATGCTGCTACTGTAAATGAAGAAGGTCAATATACCTATTCTGCCTGGCTAAAAGCAGATGCCCCTATGCAGGTGAATTTTGGCTTAGATAGTAGTAAAGTAGCTATAAATATAACTACGGAATGGGTAAGATACACATGTACTGCTATCAAGGCTGTGGGTAAAAATAATATATTATGTGTATATAAAAATGGAGCTAATACTGGTGAAACTTTAACCTTTTATGTTGCTAATGCTAAATTAGAAGTTGGTAATAAAGCCACAGACTGGACACCAGCTCCTGAGGATATTCAAAATCAGCTGGAGAACAAGTCAGATGTAGGGCATACCCATGATGATAGATATTACACTGAAACTGAAAGTAACAATAAGTTTGCTACCAAAGATGAAATATCTAATGCTGGTTATGGTGATATGTTAAAAAGTGTATATGATACTAATGGCAATGGCATTGTGGATAAGGCCGAGGACAGTAATACAGTAGGAGGTAAAAGTGTAAATGATTTTACAAAAAGAGTTATTTTAACGGGGCAATTGCAAAAAAACAGTTATAGACGATCTGTTATCGCTCTATGCGAACTTACTAATACAAATCCTAGTTTAAATTCATACAGTACAGGTATTATCAGCTTTAAAAGAGGTAATGGTATTACAGAATTAACCTCTTTATATGTAGGAGCCGAGAAACTATATAATTCTTCTACTATGCATTATTTTGGTTTAGGACTAGGGAGAAGTCCTGATTTAATACGTCCCTGCACTTTTACTTATAATGGAAATGTATATGGCGGAATAGAATTTAAGTTTTCAAACGCTGAATCTAATCAGGTAGAATTTAATGGTTCTTCAACTTTTAACATATTTGGGTTAGATTATTATGATACTCAAAATAATGTACCCCTTAATGAAGAAGTAAATAACTCA
- a CDS encoding baseplate J/gp47 family protein → MADTMPAVPDFLKEDTDTIHARMLSKAPSDVSTMEGDFFWSITRPVAEEEYKHRQLMIAFIKLVYLGTSYDGYLDLVGAAIGVIRKDATKTKDTIKIRGVSGTVIQSGKIASTVSTEDNRSIEFQFLETKTIDDTGIVEIQVECTEAGTVGNVKANTITILTTPINGVQNIVNDHDFTSGTDVESNDDYKERILERLQKPTTSGNKYDYVKWAKEVPGVGDAKPFPLWNGNGTVKVVIINSNKRAADNELVQKVKDYIDPEPEGKGEGQAPIGAVCTVVSATEKAMNITAKVVLANGYTLQQVQDNFNEAIQKYLSDLAFNSTYISYAKVGGILLSTDGIVDYDSDSLTLNNGTSNIALADEEIPVVGTISLGV, encoded by the coding sequence ATGGCAGATACAATGCCTGCAGTACCTGATTTTTTAAAGGAAGATACAGACACTATACATGCAAGAATGCTCTCTAAAGCTCCTTCTGATGTAAGTACAATGGAAGGAGACTTTTTCTGGAGTATCACAAGGCCAGTGGCAGAAGAAGAATACAAACACAGGCAGCTTATGATAGCTTTTATAAAGTTAGTGTATTTGGGAACTAGCTATGATGGATATTTAGACCTTGTAGGTGCTGCTATAGGAGTCATAAGAAAAGATGCTACCAAAACAAAGGATACAATAAAAATCAGGGGAGTATCTGGCACAGTTATTCAAAGTGGTAAAATAGCCAGTACAGTTTCAACGGAAGATAACCGGAGTATTGAATTTCAATTTCTTGAAACAAAGACTATAGATGATACTGGAATAGTTGAAATACAGGTGGAATGTACTGAAGCCGGTACTGTAGGAAATGTAAAGGCAAACACCATAACTATACTTACAACCCCTATAAATGGAGTACAAAATATAGTTAATGACCATGATTTCACAAGTGGCACTGATGTTGAAAGTAATGACGATTATAAAGAAAGGATTTTAGAGAGATTGCAAAAGCCAACAACTAGTGGCAATAAGTATGACTATGTAAAGTGGGCTAAAGAGGTACCAGGAGTAGGAGATGCAAAACCATTCCCACTCTGGAATGGAAATGGTACCGTTAAGGTAGTAATAATAAACAGTAATAAAAGGGCAGCAGATAATGAATTAGTTCAGAAAGTAAAAGATTATATAGATCCGGAACCAGAAGGAAAAGGAGAAGGCCAGGCTCCTATAGGTGCAGTTTGTACAGTAGTATCTGCCACAGAAAAAGCAATGAATATAACAGCTAAAGTAGTTCTTGCAAATGGATACACTTTGCAGCAGGTACAGGATAATTTCAATGAAGCCATACAGAAATATTTGAGCGACCTGGCCTTTAATTCTACCTATATAAGCTATGCAAAAGTTGGAGGTATTTTATTAAGTACAGATGGAATAGTTGATTATGATAGTGATAGCTTAACTTTAAACAATGGAACTTCTAATATAGCTTTAGCAGATGAAGAGATACCAGTGGTAGGGACTATAAGTTTAGGGGTGTGA
- a CDS encoding DUF2634 domain-containing protein — MPNLFPDSYYTDDTGSSTTNTNTGIEYKGSYKFNFAKGEFVKNPDGTIKKCDDLEAYAQWCQMALLTDRYKYIYSNLFGQEFSSLENGQYSRDAIELEVKRMTVEALMVHPRTKDVTNFTFKWQNNGELYYEYTVITVDGKSVGLNNSVNVG, encoded by the coding sequence ATGCCTAATCTATTCCCTGATAGTTATTATACGGATGATACTGGCAGTAGCACAACTAACACTAATACTGGCATTGAATATAAAGGTTCCTATAAGTTTAATTTTGCGAAAGGTGAATTTGTAAAGAATCCTGATGGAACTATAAAAAAGTGTGATGATTTGGAAGCTTACGCACAGTGGTGTCAGATGGCACTTTTAACAGATAGGTATAAGTATATATACAGTAACTTATTTGGCCAGGAGTTCTCAAGTCTTGAAAATGGTCAGTATTCGAGGGATGCCATAGAGCTTGAAGTAAAAAGAATGACAGTGGAGGCTTTAATGGTGCATCCAAGAACTAAAGATGTTACAAACTTTACTTTTAAATGGCAAAATAACGGAGAATTGTATTATGAATATACGGTGATTACTGTAGACGGTAAGAGTGTGGGGTTAAACAATTCTGTGAATGTGGGGTGA
- a CDS encoding XkdQ/YqbQ family protein — translation MISIIAKDNYKIENLNEGITLQESIDSIAYVATVKLLETEQLQSIQFVKGNGIEIWDTPFNGTSDVRVFKGVVWERERNRKEHYLNLECKEKTVYLENSEDEYLHPEGQTATQRITKYTNDWNIPIGTFVDTGIGLAKKPYRGDKILDMIVNDLKETAQKGGKLYKVRMQEDKLDLIEIGTNTTVWKLESIAEEIEEYSSLEGAVTQVKVLGTQSDESLSPVIGIYEKETRGYGTLRKIVQDDKVTNADEAKKRADSIFSTGEDYINISCGVDINTIRAGDKVSLDGVELYVASVTHTLGSSGKMELTVGTMDYIRRKFYAGDGGTS, via the coding sequence TTGATAAGCATAATTGCAAAGGATAATTATAAAATAGAAAATTTAAATGAAGGTATTACACTGCAGGAAAGTATAGATTCTATAGCATATGTGGCCACAGTCAAGCTCCTTGAAACTGAACAGCTTCAGAGTATCCAGTTTGTTAAAGGTAATGGCATTGAAATATGGGATACTCCCTTTAATGGAACCAGTGATGTAAGAGTTTTTAAGGGTGTTGTATGGGAAAGGGAAAGAAACAGGAAAGAGCATTATCTGAACCTTGAGTGCAAGGAGAAAACAGTCTATCTTGAAAATTCAGAAGATGAATATTTACATCCAGAAGGACAGACCGCCACCCAGAGGATAACAAAGTATACCAATGACTGGAATATACCTATAGGAACTTTTGTGGATACAGGTATAGGTCTTGCAAAAAAACCTTATAGGGGTGATAAAATTCTTGATATGATAGTTAACGACCTTAAAGAAACAGCTCAAAAAGGTGGTAAGCTTTATAAAGTCAGAATGCAAGAAGATAAACTGGATCTGATTGAGATAGGTACAAATACTACTGTATGGAAATTAGAATCCATAGCAGAGGAAATAGAAGAATACAGCTCATTGGAAGGTGCTGTAACCCAGGTAAAAGTTCTTGGAACCCAATCAGATGAAAGTCTAAGTCCTGTTATTGGTATCTATGAAAAAGAAACCAGAGGATATGGCACTCTAAGAAAGATAGTCCAGGATGATAAAGTGACAAATGCAGATGAAGCCAAGAAAAGAGCAGATTCTATATTTAGCACTGGTGAGGACTATATAAATATAAGCTGTGGCGTTGATATAAATACCATAAGGGCAGGGGATAAAGTAAGCCTTGATGGCGTTGAACTATATGTGGCAAGTGTTACACACACTTTGGGAAGCAGTGGGAAGATGGAGTTAACCGTTGGAACTATGGATTATATAAGGAGGAAGTTTTATGCGGGAGATGGAGGAACTAGTTAG
- a CDS encoding SH3 domain-containing protein: MDLTSFANAIGNIGQSVVDAVKRVINLNFDVYLTNTKDSETFHFPVNPLSLTINREKKYNTADIIDIGEIDIGDKGTKIKEINMETLIPDVYEPYCRYTNIANSKETIEKLEKWKDQEEPLRLIITVIGFNSLVNMSVMNEEIRPEGLNNNRYFTFTFRTHRDLKISQVDSTLQDNRQTTTESSGAKYSHREGEWIIVTADVLNVRDGPGESYGIRGTVKKDECYKIGSVQGNWADIYWSNRGGWICTDYVR, from the coding sequence ATGGATCTTACAAGTTTTGCAAATGCCATAGGGAATATAGGCCAGTCTGTAGTGGATGCAGTGAAAAGAGTGATAAACCTTAACTTTGATGTGTACCTAACAAATACAAAAGATAGTGAGACTTTCCATTTTCCAGTGAACCCCTTAAGTCTTACGATAAACAGGGAGAAGAAGTACAATACTGCAGATATTATAGACATTGGAGAAATAGACATAGGCGACAAAGGCACTAAAATAAAGGAAATAAACATGGAAACCCTTATTCCAGATGTGTATGAACCTTACTGTAGGTATACAAATATAGCAAATTCAAAAGAAACTATTGAAAAGCTTGAAAAGTGGAAGGATCAAGAGGAACCTTTGAGACTTATTATAACAGTTATAGGCTTTAATAGTCTTGTAAACATGAGCGTTATGAATGAAGAGATAAGACCAGAAGGACTTAATAACAACAGGTATTTTACCTTTACATTCAGGACACATAGGGACCTTAAAATATCCCAGGTTGATTCCACCCTCCAGGACAATAGACAAACTACCACAGAAAGTAGTGGTGCAAAGTATTCCCACAGGGAAGGAGAATGGATAATAGTTACCGCAGATGTACTTAACGTGAGGGATGGACCTGGAGAAAGCTATGGGATTAGAGGAACAGTTAAAAAAGATGAGTGCTATAAAATTGGAAGTGTCCAGGGTAATTGGGCAGATATATACTGGTCCAACCGTGGCGGTTGGATTTGCACTGATTATGTTAGGTAG
- a CDS encoding phage tail tape measure protein: MANKEIYRIDIAIGVSGDSETQGKLSAMEKMAEQTKNKLKALDKIKASPSAKLKDDASTTIDKIKSRTDKLNGTTAQAKVKAEDGASKVIDKIENKAEKLNNKNVKPKIDADNKASKIIEETETKAEKLDNKKATVKIKAQDEATKTINNVESKINGWIKTGAKKIISVGIAGVLATGGIGLGTSIKTFSQYEQGLSNVKAVTEATDKQMKQLGDTAKSLGASTAWSAVQVTEAEELLGQAGFSVQETITALPGLLSLASAGSLDLASATDIASGTLRAFSLNASDSAHVADVLALSASATNSDVTDLGETMKYVAPVSASLGISLEDTAAAAGLLSNQNIKGSQAGTVLRQAMARLASPTEEAADVMKEYGINAFDAQGNMKPLSGVVDNLNSSLGKLTSQQRADAISTIFGTESMSGILALMNQGGESLSSLSQKLKDAKGSADKMAETKLDNLAGQWEQLKGAVETAQIELGERLAPYAKEFVTWLTGKMPEITDSVVKFVDYISKNTTTIKTLAATVVGLSAAFAGFSAVGKIGNTITGIKGLASVLKGGKVAEETVKVAGGLRSIGVVGRLLPLILNPVGLAIAGTAVVAGTAITANANLMKKSLSTTTEELSTTEKIMNKLNGSIYKSKKEMSKLGLVYDDFGSGISDSFKTAAQDASKSLLEIEMNIQRLVRDGSIDDADNMQLKGWVDKFTNEAIEAIREKQSQIKDEFQKTFSLDGVTSDAEQNVMDYLSSYFEEGVNKELAIRDEIYSIGDKAIKDHGKILDSDIKEIRDKLAELKSIQLEYANAESAGERAYASSKFTSKAEKVTGIEGASQLLQDRAKEYKSQIDEINANYDKTIATTKYLLSSPKISSESKAKLESGLKETTAARDKALKEAEEAWKSDLETLYKTYPKAKGKINKYDGTELTGGDIKTQGSLEKIKSKYSDLKNITKSGFYGIRNSATGEMNAMYVSVEKSTGDIVGAWNVTTQEIGAYTTDIKSKVKELGNVHQSTIGGAIKYLSDMGASYDAVNNRIVSSSGQAIGELGKVSIAANGTRTMILNLNGTPVQITSNAEGQITSITEVGNAVKNVPPGANVTITDNANESKQRIAGAGNEADRVNGKTSTITITTIFKKVIQTVEEFFTGKDPDQKANGTNYFSGGLSTVDERGWELSQNKSVPVLGNYNGDPLTYMSRGTKILNHMQSVQDMKKEVSRQINEKMANKPSKVQYQLIKPQQKVQVAAVGGLSFGDINVNVGSDPDIDEIVIQATKKFATELKKQLQNIKR, encoded by the coding sequence ATGGCCAATAAAGAGATTTATAGAATTGATATCGCAATAGGGGTTAGTGGAGATTCTGAAACCCAGGGGAAGCTTTCTGCTATGGAAAAAATGGCAGAACAAACAAAAAATAAGTTGAAGGCTCTGGATAAGATAAAAGCCAGCCCCAGTGCTAAATTGAAGGATGATGCATCAACAACTATTGATAAAATAAAATCTAGGACAGATAAATTAAATGGTACCACTGCTCAAGCTAAAGTAAAGGCAGAGGATGGAGCCAGTAAGGTTATTGATAAGATAGAAAATAAAGCAGAAAAATTAAATAATAAAAATGTTAAGCCTAAAATAGATGCAGATAATAAGGCAAGTAAAATAATTGAGGAAACTGAAACTAAGGCTGAAAAGTTAGATAATAAAAAGGCAACTGTCAAAATAAAAGCACAAGATGAAGCTACTAAAACCATTAATAATGTGGAAAGTAAAATAAATGGATGGATTAAAACTGGTGCCAAAAAGATAATATCTGTAGGAATAGCTGGAGTATTAGCCACAGGTGGAATTGGTCTTGGCACTAGCATAAAAACTTTTTCACAGTATGAGCAGGGTTTATCTAATGTAAAGGCAGTTACAGAGGCCACAGATAAACAGATGAAACAATTAGGCGATACTGCCAAAAGTTTAGGAGCTTCAACTGCTTGGTCGGCTGTACAGGTAACAGAAGCAGAAGAACTTTTAGGACAAGCAGGTTTTAGCGTTCAGGAAACCATAACTGCATTACCGGGGCTGTTAAGCTTGGCAAGTGCCGGAAGCTTAGATTTAGCATCTGCAACAGATATAGCAAGTGGTACTTTAAGAGCATTTAGTTTAAATGCAAGTGATTCAGCACATGTGGCAGATGTACTGGCATTGAGTGCAAGCGCCACAAATAGTGATGTAACAGATCTTGGCGAGACAATGAAATATGTTGCACCAGTAAGTGCATCTCTGGGAATAAGTTTAGAAGATACTGCTGCGGCTGCTGGACTATTAAGTAATCAAAATATAAAAGGTAGTCAGGCGGGTACTGTGCTCAGACAGGCAATGGCAAGGCTTGCAAGTCCCACAGAGGAAGCAGCAGACGTAATGAAAGAGTATGGTATTAATGCATTTGATGCTCAAGGGAATATGAAACCTTTAAGTGGAGTTGTAGATAATTTAAACAGCTCTCTTGGTAAATTAACAAGTCAGCAAAGGGCAGATGCTATAAGTACAATATTTGGTACGGAAAGCATGTCAGGTATACTTGCATTAATGAATCAAGGCGGAGAAAGTTTAAGTAGTTTAAGTCAGAAGCTCAAAGATGCCAAAGGCTCTGCTGACAAAATGGCAGAAACAAAGCTTGATAATTTAGCAGGACAATGGGAACAGCTTAAAGGGGCAGTGGAAACTGCACAGATTGAATTAGGTGAAAGACTGGCACCGTACGCTAAAGAGTTTGTAACCTGGCTTACGGGTAAGATGCCGGAGATAACTGATAGTGTAGTAAAATTTGTTGACTATATAAGCAAGAATACCACTACTATAAAAACTTTAGCTGCAACTGTAGTGGGATTAAGTGCAGCTTTTGCAGGATTTTCAGCGGTAGGGAAAATAGGAAATACTATTACAGGAATTAAAGGATTAGCAAGTGTACTAAAAGGCGGCAAGGTAGCAGAGGAAACCGTTAAAGTAGCCGGGGGGCTTAGGAGTATAGGAGTTGTAGGCAGATTATTACCTTTAATATTGAACCCTGTAGGACTTGCCATAGCTGGAACTGCTGTGGTAGCTGGAACTGCAATAACAGCTAATGCTAATTTGATGAAAAAAAGTCTTTCTACTACCACAGAGGAATTAAGTACAACTGAAAAAATAATGAATAAATTAAATGGGTCTATTTATAAATCTAAGAAGGAAATGAGCAAATTAGGACTTGTTTATGATGATTTTGGAAGTGGAATATCTGATAGTTTTAAAACTGCCGCACAAGATGCATCCAAGAGTTTATTGGAAATAGAAATGAATATACAAAGATTAGTTCGTGATGGTTCAATAGATGATGCGGATAACATGCAGCTCAAGGGGTGGGTAGATAAGTTCACTAATGAAGCTATAGAAGCAATAAGAGAAAAACAATCTCAAATTAAGGATGAATTTCAGAAAACTTTTAGTCTTGATGGTGTAACAAGCGACGCAGAACAAAACGTTATGGATTATTTAAGTAGTTATTTTGAAGAAGGCGTCAACAAAGAACTTGCCATTAGAGATGAAATTTACAGTATTGGCGATAAAGCCATAAAGGATCATGGTAAAATATTAGATTCTGATATAAAAGAAATAAGAGATAAATTAGCAGAATTAAAATCAATCCAACTTGAATATGCCAATGCGGAAAGTGCTGGAGAACGAGCTTATGCTAGTAGTAAGTTTACAAGCAAAGCTGAAAAGGTAACAGGGATTGAAGGGGCAAGCCAGTTACTTCAGGATAGGGCGAAGGAATATAAGTCACAAATAGATGAAATTAATGCTAACTACGATAAAACTATCGCGACAACCAAATATTTATTAAGTAGCCCCAAAATATCATCAGAAAGTAAAGCTAAATTAGAGTCTGGATTGAAAGAGACCACTGCTGCAAGGGATAAGGCATTAAAAGAAGCAGAGGAAGCATGGAAGTCAGACTTAGAGACGCTATATAAAACTTATCCAAAGGCAAAAGGTAAAATTAACAAATATGATGGCACCGAATTAACAGGTGGAGATATAAAGACACAGGGTAGCCTTGAAAAAATAAAAAGCAAATATTCAGATTTGAAGAATATCACTAAAAGTGGATTTTACGGTATCAGAAATTCAGCCACAGGTGAAATGAACGCTATGTATGTTTCAGTAGAGAAAAGTACTGGAGATATTGTAGGGGCATGGAATGTTACTACACAAGAAATTGGTGCCTATACCACTGATATTAAATCGAAAGTTAAAGAATTAGGGAATGTCCATCAAAGTACTATTGGTGGAGCTATAAAATATCTGTCAGACATGGGAGCTTCATATGATGCAGTTAACAACAGGATTGTTAGTTCTTCAGGGCAAGCAATAGGTGAATTAGGCAAAGTAAGTATTGCGGCTAATGGAACTAGAACAATGATATTAAATTTAAATGGAACCCCTGTTCAGATCACTTCAAATGCAGAAGGGCAGATTACAAGTATAACGGAAGTAGGAAATGCGGTTAAGAATGTTCCGCCTGGTGCAAATGTTACAATAACAGATAATGCTAATGAGTCCAAACAACGTATAGCAGGGGCAGGCAATGAAGCAGATAGAGTTAATGGAAAGACATCTACTATTACAATTACAACTATTTTTAAAAAGGTAATACAAACTGTTGAAGAATTCTTTACAGGTAAGGATCCAGATCAAAAAGCAAATGGTACTAATTATTTTTCAGGAGGTCTTTCGACTGTAGATGAAAGGGGATGGGAACTTTCACAAAATAAATCTGTACCGGTTTTAGGAAATTATAACGGTGATCCACTAACCTATATGTCAAGAGGAACTAAAATACTCAATCATATGCAATCAGTACAGGATATGAAAAAAGAAGTTTCAAGGCAAATCAATGAAAAAATGGCTAACAAACCGAGTAAAGTACAATATCAACTTATTAAACCTCAACAAAAAGTTCAGGTTGCTGCAGTTGGAGGACTGAGTTTCGGCGATATTAATGTAAATGTAGGTAGTGACCCAGACATTGACGAAATAGTAATACAGGCCACAAAGAAATTTGCTACAGAGTTGAAGAAACAATTACAAAATATTAAGAGGTGA
- a CDS encoding phage tail assembly chaperone: protein MEKMTDEQILSMKEEDILAKLMGTYEVPTATVFIERMGIPLTLKGLSEKEISKIRKECTYNRKSRGGKSEDKLDGNEFDAGLIVAATTNFNWNDSKLLDSVNVSNGKQFIRKKLLAGEISALTDKILELSGFNDELEEMEDIKNS, encoded by the coding sequence ATGGAAAAAATGACAGATGAACAGATATTATCTATGAAAGAAGAGGATATTTTAGCTAAACTTATGGGGACTTATGAAGTTCCAACTGCTACAGTTTTTATAGAAAGAATGGGCATTCCTTTAACGCTAAAAGGATTAAGCGAAAAAGAAATAAGTAAAATTAGAAAGGAATGTACTTATAACAGAAAATCCAGAGGTGGTAAATCAGAGGATAAACTTGATGGAAATGAATTTGATGCAGGTTTAATTGTTGCTGCTACTACTAATTTTAATTGGAATGATTCTAAATTGCTTGATTCAGTTAATGTAAGTAATGGAAAACAGTTCATTAGAAAAAAGCTTCTAGCTGGAGAGATATCTGCATTGACAGATAAAATATTAGAATTAAGTGGATTTAATGATGAATTGGAAGAGATGGAAGATATAAAAAACTCATAG
- a CDS encoding phage tail tube protein has translation MPLDSSRTIHSRYGKILMDGVEQTNVSECTAKVALDKKEINVVGDEWTRYKRGTKKGTGSFTGYHVTSDMIKRDFKRFELIVGLEDPEAYGYESIRLLNCMADEVNLIDLKVGDLVMEESPFTFEGYELTDAIEAD, from the coding sequence ATGCCTTTAGATTCAAGTAGAACTATTCATAGTAGGTATGGAAAAATACTTATGGATGGAGTTGAACAAACAAATGTAAGTGAGTGTACTGCAAAAGTCGCACTTGATAAAAAAGAAATAAATGTAGTTGGAGATGAGTGGACTAGGTATAAGAGAGGTACTAAAAAAGGTACCGGCAGTTTTACTGGATATCATGTAACATCAGATATGATAAAAAGAGATTTTAAGCGATTTGAACTTATCGTAGGACTTGAAGATCCAGAAGCATATGGATATGAGAGTATAAGATTGTTGAACTGTATGGCTGATGAAGTTAACCTTATTGATTTAAAGGTTGGGGATTTAGTAATGGAAGAAAGTCCTTTTACATTTGAAGGTTATGAATTAACGGATGCTATTGAGGCAGATTAA